The nucleotide window TTAGGGTCTCGAGGGAGGGGGGAACCAGTGATTAAGAAAACTGGCTGCTTCAAAGGACCCTGATCTGACTCcaagcacccatgtggtggctcacaaccatctctaactccagttccaggggatctgatgcctccttCCGGCTTTCAGAGGCACTGGGCACACATGGCGTATAGAGTGTGTATGCATACACGTAGGAGACCCCCATAGtcatagaataaaataataattttaaagtatttttgaagacatgcctataattccagcatcgGGGAGGCTAAatttctaggtcagcctgggctgtagaataaaaccctgttttaaaaagaaagaaagaaagaaagaaagaaagaaagaaagaaagaaagaaagaaagaaagaaaaggaaaataaaagacaagacATGTGAATATGTGATGTGGATGAGGGcttagaggtcagaggtcaaacaGGAATAGTTAGAAAAGCCAGAGCTGCTGGGCATGggggtgcacacctctaatcccagtacccagagaggcagaggcaggtggatctctgtgagttcaaggccagcctggtctacaaagcaagtccaggacagccaaggccacacagagaaaccctatttcaaaaacaaaacaacaacaaaaaaagacaaagaagaagaaaaaagccagAGCTGTTGACCTGCATCCCTGACCCTGTTTCTCTTCTCCACCCCTCGTTGCTttgagaaaccaaaccaaaataaaaacaaaacaaacaaaaccaaaaccatgcAGGTCAAGAAAACAAGGTAGGGGGTGTGGAGAGGTGGCTCGCCCCTCATGAGCAACATCTGCCCTGCTGAGGATCTAAGTTTGGTTCCCAAAACTTAGTTTGGGATCTAAGTTTGGTTCCCAAAACCACATGTGGTGGCTtacacctgtgactccagcatgATGAGGGTCTGACCCCTCCCGCCTTCAAGGGCGCCTGCACTCAGGAGCATatacccacccccaacccccaggacacagacatatgcacagaataaaaagtaaacaaaaatctTGACAATAAACAGTAAAGTAGGAAGGAGAGATAGCCTGGGACAAGGCCTAGACTGCCCTAAAGCTACCTCAAGTATCTGGGCAATTGTGAAGTCTTCCATGTGTGCTAGGGCTGTGTGAGTTAAGGCAGACGCAATAAAAAGCAGGAAGGTGGGCTGGGTTTGaaggctcatgcttgtaatctcagcacttgggaggctaaggaagAGCTTGAAGCTCTCCTAGGCTTCAGTGGAAGAGTCTGAAGGATGTTGTTCTCATTGTTGCTTGTGATATTCTATCATCTTTTAGGGTAAGGGCATGGCTCAATGAAGAACACCTGGGTAGAATTTGCAAGTGAAGAAGTGCTGGGGTGTTGCTTACAAATAGAACCCTTGCTTggaatctcccagtgaggggcggggtgtggctcagtggtagagcccctgcctagaattccccagtgaggggcaggggtgtggctcagtggtagagcacctgcctagaatcccctagTGAGGGGTAGACACTCCCAGCCCACAGGGAGATTGTAGGCAGGTGTTTCACTGCTGAGCCTGATGAGAAAGTGCTTCTTAGTTTATGGTGGTGGGTGCAGAAGATTCTGAAGGGACTTTGGAGGTGATGAGCTGCTTGTCATGAGAGATACATAGCAGAAGAGGTAGGGCTTGAGCCATCTTATAGTAGAAAGACTCAAGACTTGGGTGAAGTTGAGGAACTCAGGAGCATTTCCCAACTGACTAGGGCTTGGGGTCAGGGTGGGACACTGATTACTCAGTGCTCTTTCTCTCTGGACACAAGCAAAGCCCTTAGCCCCTTCTCTTTGGAGGGTGTGAGGCAAGCCTTGTCAACCCTTGGAGGCACACAGTTTCCCCCCTACCTCCTCAGCCCATGGGTGTGACAGTTGCCATGGTGCTGAGTCTTTGTTTGGTGACCCAGAAATGGGTGAGTCTCTGAGAGTCTTTAACTATTTCACTCGAATGAGGAGATAGCAAGTGGGGAGCCACACCTACCTTATGAGTCACCCCCAAAGGTACACAGCAGGCTGGGTCAAAAAGGGAAGAcatccgtaatcccagcacttctgtGCTGAAGTGGGAgggggacaggagaatcacaagagggaccagctcctgaaagttgtcctctgactgcacGCAGAAGCCATGATGTTCATGTATgtgtccacatgcacacacactatacatacacatatgggaaaataaataacaaacacacacataagaaaaaaaacaagtgtcTATGGTTTGAAGTTCTCAGTTCTGGGGTCACTTGGGCCGTGATAGGGAGCCAATACAAGGATGTCTGCTGAGCACGGCAGTATGCAGGAGTGGAATGGAGACGGAACATGAAGAGACAGAAATGAACCATTCGCCTTGAGTTAGACCCGGAAGGGAAGTGAGCGGcagcctgcctgagtgctgggagggcAGAGCCATGGCTGAGCCGCTATGAGAGTGCAAGAGTTAACCTTCGGTCGGAGCCATCTCCTCATCGCGTGATACGATTAATCACGAGGCCTGAGAGATGAGCAAGAACATGCCCATGCGAGGAGTGCTCCCCCCTCCCCgccatgttttatttgtttttagatgGGGTgtgctgtagcccaggctggctagtACCAAGGATGACGTTGAATTCCCGATTGCCCTGAGGGCTGACTGCCTGagggctggaattataggtgtgaggCAAAGACTACATCTGACTCCTTGTTCTGATGACTGCTGCCAACTTATTtttcagacagagagagattgcgtatgatgtgtgtgtatggagtATGTTTAtcgcaaacacacacatacatttgtgATGCTGGGGAAGGAAACCAGCCAGGGAAGGAAACACATGCCAGGAAAGAagtctaccattgagctacatctaAGCCtatctatgtctgtctgtctggctggctggctctctatgtatctatctatctatgtatttatctatgtatctatctatttatctatgtacgtatgtatgtatgtatgtatgtatctgtctgtctatgtatgtatgtatgtatgtatgtatgtatctatctatctatctatctatctatctatctatctatctatctatctctatccaGCCATCCTTcctctatttatcatctatccatAACTATTTCTATATTTATCCATCTATTAATCAATTAATCCATCATCAGTCTATCTATCATCTTGACTTACTTGCTGTGATGATGctctcctgtaatcccagaaaggaggattaggagttcaaggctatccttggctatatattgagtttgaggctagcttatAGACTCTatttgaaagtgtgtgtgtgtatgcgtgtgtctgtatgtctgtgtgtgtgtgtgtagacagagaGAGGATAGATGACATTTGCTGGAACCACCTCAAGGTTTTGCCCTTTAGCTTGGATGATCTTGGAGGGACACCTACCTTCTGTGTGCCTTGTCTAGAAAATAAAGGGACTTCTTTTCTCACAAGCAGACTGTGAGGTGTCCTAATGGCCAGGACCCAAGACAGGTAAGGCAGGACCTTTATGGGGCAGCCCACACCCGTTGCCGCCTGCTTCATACCTTGCCCCTCCCAGGCCCTCTTGGAGTGGGGTGCAGATGTCCTGGCTCTTCTCCCTCATTGTTCTGTTCTTTTCAGACCCATCCCTGGTGATGCTGAAACCCCCAGAGCCTATAGACTCAGCCCCCGAACCTGTCCAACCAGTTGTGTGGGAGGAAGGGTCACCCCTAAGCGGCAGCCCAGCCCAGACAAAGTAGCTGGGGCTGCGCTGCAGACCGCTCCGGGAGGACGGACAGCAGCTGGGAGCTCGGCCCAGCCATGGGGTTCCAAGGGAAACTGCCttcattgctgctgctgctgctggtgaccTGTGTCCAGCCTGGGACAGCTCTGGGTGAGTAAGGCTGGGGGGCGGGAGGGGTACCCACATACTCAGCCCTCTGTAGGATGGAACACTTCCTCTGAAGTTAGGGTCCTCCTGAGCTCCTCCCTTGATTGTGGACTGAGTTCCTGGGTACAGCAACGTGGCAGCCCACCTCACACAGCCAGGGCCCCTCAACCCCAGACTGAAGAGCAAGAATATGGCTTCTCTCCTCTTTTGGATTCTCACGCCCATGTTTTTTACCAGTGGCTCCTAAATAACCTCTCATCTCCATCTCTCCATTCTTCTCCCCTCAAATTAAGCAAATATTAAATACCGACTGTATTCAGGGTACCCTAGTCCTCTGAGGTAGGACAGAGGGCTTTATcttcacttgtgtgtgtgtgtggtatgtttgtGTACGTGTGAAGGTTTATAAATGCACATCGTGGTGCTCGTCAGAGGACCGCTTTGGGAGACAGTCGATAGATCCTGGCCAtagaactcaagtcatcaggcttggcagcaagcaccttttcccagtgagccatcttgcaggcTCGGACAGCACAGAGTTTatgtggtggttctcaaccttcctaatgtttcAACCCCTTAATATAGTTCCTAGTGATGtgatcccccaaccataaaatcatattttattttgttttcttttttaattattattttatttttattaattacaatttgttcattttgtatcccagttgtagcctctcccccatcccttcccaatcccactctccctccctcatctcctcccataccccttcccctagtccactgataggggaggtcctcctcctcttccatctgaccctagactatcaggtctcatcaggactggctgcattgtcctcctccgtggtctggtaaggctgtccctccttagggggaggtgatcaaagagcccatgagttcatgtcagagacagcccctgttcctattactggggaaccttcttggacactaagctgccatgggctacatctgtgcaggggttctaggttatctccatacatggtccttggttggagtatcagtctcagaaaagacccctgtgcccagattttttggttctgttgctctccttgtggagctcctgtcctttccaggtctttctatctcccccttctttcatatgattccctccactctgcctaaagtttggctatgagtctcagcatctgctttgatgccctgcagggtagagcctttcagaggccctctgtgggaggctcctatcctgttccctgttttctccctcttccgatgtctatcctgatagacgtttgccaaaggggtcacaatCCACAGGTCGAGAACCACTGGGTTAGAGACAGGAGGAATCCAACCTGTACCCTGCTCCATGCTCGATGTTCTAGTCTGAACCTTTGGAGATgattatcagattttttttttttttgagacaagttttctctatattgccctaactgtcctggaactcattatatagaccaggctggccccaaactcaaagagatccacctgcctctgcctcctgagtgctgggattaaaggtatgtgccatcatgcccagcctagaaatttaaatatttatttatgtatcttaTATAGaagagtgctctgtcttcatttacatctacatgccagaagaggacattatagatggttctgaacTATCatatgattgctgggaattgaacgcaggacctctggaagagcagccagtgctcttaaccgctgagccatctctccagttgaaagttaattttcaaaactgtttacacaggtgtgtgggtgcacagtgcACTGCGGAGATCAGCGGGCCAGGCGTCAGCTTTCTCCTGTCAGCCTGTCTCCACCGCAGCTGGGAGTGCAGATGTGTGTCAGCACACTCAGCTTTTCACTGCGGAGATCAGCGGGCCAGGCGTCAGCTTCTCCTGTCAGCCTGTCTCCACCGCAGCTGGGAGTGCACATGTGTGTCAGCACGCTCAGCTTTTCACGTGGATTCTGGggattagaactcaggtcctcaagctttcAAGGCAACCGTTTTCCCAGTGAGCAGTTTCTGCAACCCTGAATTGATATGAGCCTTGTACAAAAGCCCACCAATTGCCCTAGTGTTAGGGGCCTGGAGTTGGAGGCATACTGTGGCTCTGGTCCTGGCAGGGGGCCTGCTCAGGGAGGACTGAGGGGAGGACCAAGTTTCTCATAAGAACAGCAAGGCTGGACAAGCCACGGTGCTCCCCAGGGTCCCCTATAGTGTATGAAGCCGTAGATCTGAGAAAGGGACAAAAGGGATGAGGTTGAAATTGACATTGATCATATGATCATGAGGATGTCGGTTACGTGACCATGATGAGGGTGGAAGATGATGGGAGGTGGTAAAAATTGAGGAGAGAGCAAGGAATAGCTTAGAATGAGCCAGCTTCGGGCCCCACTGGGTGGTCTGTGTTCCAAGCTAGGGTCTCAGTCCAGGGGACATTCTTGTGTTTCCCCTTCTGCTCCTTCCATGCagatcctctctcttctctcttttcctctttccctctctccctttccctctctatcTCTGGGGTCCCAGGCACTCTCAAACAGTGCCTGGCTTTTGATAGGGGTTCTGGGGCTCTGTCCTGTCCTCACGTGGGAGGGAAGCAATTCGCTGCAGTCATCTCCCTAGCTCCTGTTCATTCCTATCAAACAAGAAGAGCCTGGCCCGCTCCGCTTGAGCAGGAGGGTTGCTCAGGCTCTCTGGCAAGCCCAGCCCAGGGTCCTGGATGCCCTGAGTTTGAGCCTCCTGAGCCTCTTTGTCCACCTGCCATTTCTTGTCCATCACCCCAGTAACACAGTACCACCCCACCCTCTGGGCTGTAGGCTATCAAGAGAGAGGGTCTGGGCATTCCACAGCCCCCCAAGGGCTCCTCCCAAAAAGAGTCCTTAATTTTGGatctggtaagatggctcagctggtaaagacacttgctgtcaACCTGATGATCAGAGTTTGAACCccagaaccaactcccaaaaatTGTCCTTTGACCCATGGCACACAGGATACATACACACtcgcgtgcgcacacacagacacacagaattaATTAAAAGTGATTTCTTAGCTCCCCTTTTGGTGTAGGGCTTTGGAAACAGACGAGTTCTCTCTCGGTTGAAACTGGATTGCTTACTCAGCTTCTCCCTTTGCCCTCTCTTTCATCCTTCCCAGAGAGCCTAAGCTATGTCCCCCAGGTCTCCAACGACACCCTGGCGGGGAGACTCACACAGTCTACTTTCACGCTGGAGCAGCCCCTGGGCCAGTTCCAGAATGTCAGCCTCTCTGACCTGGACGCCATCTGGCTGGTGGTGGCTCACAGCGACGGTGCGTACGTTTGCTTTCTTACTGTGAAGTGGGCACAGGGCTGGCGTCTGAGAGCTATAGCAGACCTGGGGGTTGGGGGCTAGATGCTTTGGGGGTGGCTGGGAAAGGCTGTCAAGCCTGCTAGGATGGAACTCTCACGGTCTTCCCCACGTGATCCACGCTGGCTGACCCTAATTGCCACTCTCAGCCACCCAGAGCTTTGCCGCCCCACAGAAGGTCTCGGACACGCACACGCCTGCCAACTTTGACCGCAATGGCTACTACCTTACACTGAGGGCCAGCCGGGTACACTACGAGGGTGGCCAGCCTGCCAGCCGACTCCGAGTTCTTCGCGTTGGTAATGATAACAACTGCTCCTTGGAGTCCCTCGGCTGTAACTCGCCTCTGCCGGGGGCTGGGCCCTACAGGTGAGCCGCAGAGACGGGGGCGGGGCCCGGGCAGCGCAGGCCGCTTCACTCGCTTCACTCGGGTCAAGCGGGGTGCTTGGCTTCCCCagttctctccctgtctcttccttccttccttccttccttccttccttccttccttccttccttccttccttccttccttccttccttccttccttcctttctttctttctttctttctttctttctttctttctttctcccctgccttctttccttccttcctgcctttcttccttgTTTATGTCTGTGGTGTAGGTGCTGGAGATGGGCCCTGGGGCCAGGAGCAGGCTCTGGTATACCCACCCTCTCACAGGGGTGTGGGGTaggggggtgtggggtgggggaggaataTAGGCGGGTCCTTGCATCGCTCTTCCTTTTTAAGGTTTCTTTTTGGTATTTTAGTATATGGGGGTTTTGCTTACATGGTCGGTCCGAGCACTGCATGCGTGCCTGATGCCCATCACAGGAAGTGGCGAGCcttcatgtggatgctgggaatcgaacttcAGTCGTTTGCAACGACGCCGAGTGCTCTTAAGCACCGagccctcttcttcttcttttcttttaaagatgtattttatttttaactgcgTTTGCCTGTCTGCATGTAGGTTTGTTCACATGAAGTGGGGTCCCTCAGCAGCCACACATGTCTGGCCCCCAGGAGCTAAATCGACAGGCAGGCGACCTGCATGACCTGGGTGCAGCATTTCCTCTTAATCGAcgagccacccctccagcctcCTTACAGTTCCCCTGACTCAGGCCCCCGCATGCCGTGGGGAGTCCTGACAGTGTATGTGGATTGTTTCTAATCCAGACCAGGCACCCACGGGTGCCTCGGTGCCCTGCCATTCCTCACTAGTACGTGACTTAATCTTGTTTGGCGGAGGGTCCAGCCCACACACAGCGAGGTGCAGTGAAAGCGGCCGCCCACTGCGAGTCACACAGCTCGAATAGACAGGCTCTGCAGCTGTGCTCGCTAGTCCCCGTCCCCTGCTACCACCCGGGCTGCCTCTCCGGAGGACAGGCTCCCGGGCACCAAGCCTGAGGGTTTCAGAACCGCGGGGAGTCGCGGCCACCAAAGCTGCTCTCCCGTCCAGGGTAAAGTTCCTGGCCATGAGTGACAAGGGACCTGTGGCTGAGACGAAGTGGTCCAAGGACATCTACCTGCAGCAAGGTATGAGAACACAGGGGCAGCTcaaaagatgggggggggggtgcgctAAGGGGCCTGGGGGCGGCAGGGCGCTGGGGAAAGCAGGTCTCGCCCAGTCTGGAGGCGCAGCAACTCCCTGTCCTCTGCATGTACCCCTCCTCTAGGCTGCCCTTCGATTCTCACATACCCCAGCTTGGGGGCAGGATGGTTGGTCTGGAAGCTGCCCAAAGGGCCCCTTTTCGGTTAAATAACTTCTTTCCTGCTTGCCTGTGCAGCCCGGGCATTCCAAGGAGCCTCAGGGTCCCAGAGCAAGGGTACTGTGGTCATCATTGCCTTTTTGTCCATTCTACTGGCCATCCTGCTAGTGGTTTTCCTCGCGCTGGTCATATCCGCTTGGTAAGTGCATAGGTGGTGCTGTCTTGCCGCCCAGCGGTAGCCTTGGTGGCTTCCTGCGGCCCTCTGATGAAGTCTGCTCCCGTGAGGGCTGGGCGGGGTCACCAGCAAAGGCTTGGTTTCCCCGCGGACGCTGCTTGCCCCCCTGCGGCAGTAGCGGGAATTGCAAGCAGCTAGTCAGAAACCGTTCCAACAGCGAGGCGAGGCTGGAAAGGTGAACTGAAAGGTCAGCCGGCTGAAAGTCTTTGCTT belongs to Meriones unguiculatus strain TT.TT164.6M chromosome 4, Bangor_MerUng_6.1, whole genome shotgun sequence and includes:
- the LOC110555854 gene encoding uroplakin-3b-like protein 1, with the protein product MDRSGRTDSSWELGPAMGFQGKLPSLLLLLLVTCVQPGTALESLSYVPQVSNDTLAGRLTQSTFTLEQPLGQFQNVSLSDLDAIWLVVAHSDATQSFAAPQKVSDTHTPANFDRNGYYLTLRASRVHYEGGQPASRLRVLRVGNDNNCSLESLGCNSPLPGAGPYRVKFLAMSDKGPVAETKWSKDIYLQQARAFQGASGSQSKGTVVIIAFLSILLAILLVVFLALVISACIGSTPVPSPAEQVRMRGYRTHHSDSHHTHCGS